A single genomic interval of Lathyrus oleraceus cultivar Zhongwan6 chromosome 7, CAAS_Psat_ZW6_1.0, whole genome shotgun sequence harbors:
- the LOC127105474 gene encoding uncharacterized protein LOC127105474, whose translation MWVSAMSYSSSLHKPYYYYHNINNFHYHHHPRCLNINLPKFTTRASSAAPGVDLNTLDSAIAKKDSNAVKEALDQLSQIGWAKKWSSQPYVSRRTTSIRELTTLGIKNAENLAIPSVRNDAAFLFTVVGTTGFLGILAGQLPGDWGFFVPYLIGSISLVVLGIGSTSPGLLQAAISSFSTVFPDYQERIARHEAAHFLIAYLLGLPIFGYSLDIGKEHVNLIDERLEKLLYSGQLDTKELDRLAVVSMAGLAAEGLTYDKVIGQSADLFTLQRFINRTKPQLSKDQQQNLTRWAVLFAASLLKNNKGIHEALISSMTKKASVLECIQTIESAS comes from the exons ATGTGGGTGTCAGCCATGTCTTACTCATCTTCTCTCCACAAACCATACTATTATTACCATAATATTAATAATTTCCATTATCATCACCATCCAAGATGCCTCAACATCAACCTCCCTAAATTCACAACAAGAGCTTCCTCTGCTGCACCTGGTGTTGACCTGAACACCCTTGATTCTGCAATTGCAAAG AAAGATAGCAATGCTGTTAAAGAGGCACTTGATCAACTCAGTCAAATTGGCTGGGCCAAGAAATGGAGTTCTCAACCATATGTTTCACGTCGCACG ACATCAATTCGAGAGCTGACAACTTTAGGGATTAAAAATGCGGAGAACCTTGCAATTCCTAGTGTTAGAAACGAT GCAGCTTTTCTCTTTACTGTGGTTGGAACAACTGGATTCTTAGGTATTCTGGCTGGACAGCTTCCCGGG GATTGGGGCTTCTTTGTACCATACTTGATTGGGAGTATTTCCTTAGTGGTTTTGGGCATAGGTAGCACTTCGCCTGG GCTTCTCCAAGCAGCTATTAGCAGCTTTTCAACAGTTTTTCCAGATTATCAAGAAAGGATTGCTAGACATGAAGCAGCACACTTTTTGA TTGCTTATCTTCTTGGCTTACCGATTTTTGGATATTCGTTGGATATTGGAAAAGAGCATGTCAATCTCATTGATGAGAGGCTTGAAAAGCTTCTGTATAGTGGCCAGCTTGATACTAAGGAGCTAGATAG ATTGGCTGTTGTATCAATGGCTGGACTAGCAGCAGAAGGTTTAACATATGACAAGGTGATTGGTCAATCAGCTGATCTTTTCACACTCCAG AGGTTTATCAACAGAACCAAGCCACAACTCAGCAAAGATCAGCAACAAAATCTCACCAGATGGGCT GTTTTATTTGCTGCTTCTCTCTTGAAAAACAACAAGGGAATCCATGAAGCCTTAATATCATCGATGACAAAGAAGGCGAGCGTACTAGAGTGCATTCAAACAATCGAAAGCGCGTCATAG
- the LOC127105475 gene encoding stress enhanced protein 2, chloroplastic, whose amino-acid sequence MASTTRVTHCDLRPPKPSLRPLPEKPAPLQFSIPKSKPTEPEGANTNILLQPRLCTLRSYGSDPIAAVIKTRKRDTQVSDDVSSFFATLSEYIESSKKSQDFEIISGRLAMMVFAATVTVELVTGNSVFKKMDITGITEAGGVCLSAVTFAALFAWFSSARSKVDRIFTVSYNSFIDSLIDQIIDGLFYDEI is encoded by the exons ATGGCATCTACCACGCGCGTCACTCACTGCGACCTCCGCCCGCCCAAACCATCCTTACGTCCTCTCCCCGAAAAACCCGCCCCGCTTCAGTTTTCCATCCCAAAATCCAAACCAACCGAACCAGAAGGCGCCAACACCAACATCCTCCTGCAACCGCGCCTATGCACCCTCAGATCCTACGGCTCCGATCCAATCGCCGCCGTAATCAAAACTCGTAAACGAGATACGCAAGTTAGCGATGACGTGTCATCATTCTTCGCCACGCTTTCGGAATACATTGAAAGCTCCAAGAAAAGCCAAGATTTCGAAATCATCTCCGGTCGTCTCGCCATG ATGGTGTTCGCGGCGACGGTTACGGTGGAGTTGGTGACGGGAAACTCGGTGTTCAAGAAAATGGATATTACAGGGATAACGGAGGCCGGTGGAGTTTGTTTAAGCGCGGTTACTTTCGCAGCTTTGTTTGCTTGGTTCTCAAGTGCGCGTTCCAAAGTGGATCGAATCTTCACCGTTAGCTACAATTCCTTCATTGATTCGCTAATTGATCAAATCATCGACGGTTTATTCTATGATGAAATCTGA